A section of the Corynebacterium auris genome encodes:
- a CDS encoding amino acid ABC transporter permease, which translates to MSVRATVLYDAPGPKARRRNLAYSAITLVALALVAWWIISRLADNGQLAAEKWAPFANPQTWTTYILPGLLGTLQAAFVSILFALVYGVIFGLGRLAETRPVRWLCSAVIEFFRAIPVLMLMIFLYQFFAVFNIVPPRGLAFWAVVVALTLYNGSVIAEILRAGIRSLPRGQTEAAQALGLTHSQTLWRILLPQSVAAMLPALIAQLIIALKDSALGYQIGYVEVVRSGAQAAAANQNYVPSLIVVALIMVLINYGLSRLAVRVEAQLRAGRRRRNPFAKVSEAPGASPHQQGLDTKDTAAVNAQTPGYTKIENPGQ; encoded by the coding sequence ATGTCCGTACGCGCTACTGTGCTCTACGACGCCCCCGGGCCCAAGGCCCGCAGGCGCAATCTCGCCTATTCCGCGATCACCCTCGTCGCGCTCGCCCTCGTGGCCTGGTGGATAATCAGCCGCTTGGCCGACAACGGCCAGCTCGCCGCCGAGAAATGGGCTCCCTTTGCCAACCCGCAGACGTGGACGACCTACATCCTCCCCGGCCTTTTGGGCACCCTCCAGGCCGCCTTCGTGAGCATCCTGTTCGCGCTCGTCTACGGCGTGATCTTCGGGCTGGGCCGCCTCGCTGAAACCCGGCCCGTACGGTGGCTGTGCTCCGCGGTCATCGAGTTCTTCCGCGCCATCCCGGTGCTTATGCTCATGATCTTCCTCTACCAGTTCTTCGCGGTATTCAATATCGTCCCGCCGCGCGGCCTCGCGTTCTGGGCCGTAGTTGTGGCACTGACGTTGTACAACGGCTCCGTCATCGCGGAGATTCTCCGGGCCGGAATCCGCTCGCTTCCCCGCGGCCAGACCGAGGCCGCCCAAGCGCTGGGGCTGACGCACTCACAGACCCTGTGGAGGATCCTGCTGCCGCAGTCCGTCGCCGCCATGCTTCCCGCTCTTATCGCGCAGCTCATCATCGCGCTGAAGGACTCTGCGCTGGGCTACCAGATCGGCTACGTCGAGGTCGTGCGCTCGGGCGCCCAGGCGGCCGCGGCGAACCAGAACTACGTCCCCTCCCTCATCGTCGTGGCGCTCATCATGGTCCTGATCAATTACGGTCTGTCCCGCCTCGCCGTCCGCGTGGAGGCACAGCTCCGGGCGGGGCGCAGGCGCCGCAACCCCTTTGCCAAAGTCTCCGAGGCGCCGGGGGCGAGTCCACACCAACAGGGCCTGGACACGAAGGACACCGCCGCCGTCAACGCGCAAACCCCGGGCTACACAAAGATCGAAAACCCCGGCCAGTAG
- the recX gene encoding recombination regulator RecX — protein sequence MSHPDSPPDPDKLDRLRAAVAAYEQGQAGGQIFDREAEQALAPVRSRAMRLLDQRARSRAELRGRLLRAEFAEELVETVLDDLERVGLINDQAFAREWVRQRATRRGKSARALDVELRGKGVAEPDRREALAQVTAADEEATARSAAEKKAREVKSAPADRAEYDKYLRRIVGVMARRGFGSEMSLRIGREVLDRRIAEVT from the coding sequence GTGAGTCACCCGGACAGCCCCCCAGACCCGGACAAGCTTGACAGGCTGCGCGCCGCTGTCGCCGCCTACGAACAGGGGCAGGCAGGCGGGCAGATCTTCGACCGCGAAGCCGAACAGGCCCTCGCACCGGTGCGCTCGCGCGCCATGCGCTTGCTTGACCAGCGCGCTCGCTCCCGCGCGGAACTGCGGGGGCGCCTTCTGCGCGCGGAGTTCGCAGAGGAGCTGGTGGAGACGGTGCTCGATGATCTGGAGCGGGTCGGGCTCATCAACGATCAAGCGTTCGCCCGCGAGTGGGTCCGCCAGCGCGCCACCCGGCGGGGCAAATCCGCCCGTGCGCTCGATGTGGAGTTGCGCGGCAAGGGCGTGGCCGAGCCCGATCGGCGCGAGGCGCTCGCGCAGGTCACGGCAGCCGACGAGGAAGCCACCGCCCGCTCCGCTGCGGAAAAGAAGGCCCGCGAGGTGAAGTCGGCCCCGGCAGATCGAGCCGAGTACGACAAGTACCTCCGGCGCATCGTCGGCGTGATGGCGCGGCGCGGCTTCGGGTCCGAGATGAGCCTGCGGATCGGCCGCGAGGTGCTCGATCGCCGCATTGCCGAGGTCACCTAA
- the recA gene encoding recombinase RecA, translating into MATKKKAAAAGGDRKNALDAALAMIEKDFGKGAIMRLGDDNRPPIQSISSGNTAIDVALGIGGWPRGRVVEIYGPESSGKTTVALHAIASAQRGGGIAAFIDAEHALDPDYARKLGVDTDNLLVAQPDTGEQALEIADMLVRSGAIDIIVIDSVAALTPKAEIEGEMGDSHVGLQARLMSQALRKMTGALYQSGTTAIFINQLREKIGVMFGSPETTTGGKALKFYASVRCDVRRIQTLKDGQDSIGNRTRLKVVKNKVSPPFKVAEFDIMYGEGISRESSIIDMGVDNGIVKKSGSWITYEGDQLGQGKEKARQFLKENPDVSNEIEDKIFRKLQVGAYANAASGDELSDDPVDMVPNIDFDDEDDGADEDLSLGTGSAD; encoded by the coding sequence ATGGCAACGAAGAAGAAGGCGGCCGCCGCGGGCGGAGACCGCAAGAACGCGCTGGACGCCGCGCTCGCGATGATTGAAAAGGACTTCGGCAAGGGCGCGATCATGCGCCTGGGCGACGACAACCGCCCGCCGATCCAGTCGATTTCCTCCGGCAACACGGCCATTGACGTAGCGCTCGGGATCGGCGGCTGGCCGCGCGGGCGCGTGGTGGAGATTTATGGCCCCGAATCCTCGGGTAAGACGACCGTCGCCCTCCACGCCATTGCCTCGGCCCAGCGCGGCGGGGGCATCGCCGCGTTCATCGACGCCGAGCACGCGCTCGACCCCGATTACGCGCGCAAGCTCGGCGTGGACACCGATAACCTGCTTGTCGCCCAGCCGGACACGGGGGAGCAGGCGCTCGAGATCGCGGACATGCTCGTGCGCTCGGGGGCCATCGACATCATCGTCATCGACTCCGTCGCCGCGTTGACCCCGAAGGCCGAAATCGAGGGCGAGATGGGAGATTCCCACGTCGGCCTCCAGGCCCGACTGATGTCCCAGGCGCTGCGCAAAATGACGGGAGCCCTGTACCAGTCCGGAACCACCGCCATCTTCATCAACCAGCTGCGCGAGAAGATCGGCGTGATGTTCGGCTCGCCCGAGACCACCACGGGCGGCAAGGCCCTGAAGTTCTACGCGTCCGTGCGCTGCGACGTGCGCCGGATTCAGACGCTGAAGGACGGGCAGGATTCGATCGGCAACCGGACGCGCCTGAAGGTCGTTAAGAACAAGGTGTCGCCGCCCTTCAAGGTCGCCGAGTTTGACATCATGTACGGCGAGGGCATCTCGCGCGAATCCTCCATCATCGACATGGGGGTGGACAACGGCATTGTGAAGAAGTCCGGCTCCTGGATCACCTACGAGGGCGATCAGCTCGGGCAGGGCAAGGAAAAGGCGCGCCAGTTCCTGAAGGAAAACCCCGATGTCTCCAACGAGATCGAGGACAAGATCTTCCGCAAGCTCCAGGTCGGCGCCTACGCCAACGCCGCTTCGGGCGACGAGCTGAGCGACGACCCCGTGGACATGGTGCCCAACATTGATTTCGACGACGAGGATGACGGAGCCGACGAAGACCTGAGCCTGGGCACGGGGAGCGCTGACTAG
- a CDS encoding DUF3046 domain-containing protein, protein MRLTEFQQLVEDEFGPAKARWVTESQVLPEYNATAAEMIERGIDPREAWAGLCEAFDIPEERRLGVDRPGW, encoded by the coding sequence ATGCGTTTGACCGAATTCCAGCAACTCGTGGAGGACGAATTCGGCCCCGCCAAAGCGCGCTGGGTCACCGAGTCGCAGGTGCTGCCGGAGTACAACGCGACGGCGGCCGAGATGATCGAACGGGGGATCGACCCCCGCGAGGCCTGGGCGGGTCTGTGCGAGGCCTTCGACATCCCCGAGGAGCGCAGGCTCGGGGTGGACCGCCCCGGGTGGTAA
- a CDS encoding biotin transporter BioY: MSSKTVSTSSATADLAYVAVFTALVIVLGFVAVPVGIAGVPILLQNTVVILAALVLGPRRGFYVTGLFLLIGLFLPVLAGGRTTIFALGSPTIGYVFSYLIAVPVAGLIAIQGARKSKPVATAIFALAGFVGLLIQYVMGAIGLMVRTDIGVGEAAAAQLPFIPTDSLEMIIMVAIAIGVHSAFPQLLRSEAR; encoded by the coding sequence ATGTCTTCGAAAACCGTCAGCACTTCCTCGGCCACTGCCGACCTCGCCTACGTGGCCGTCTTCACGGCACTGGTTATCGTCCTCGGGTTCGTCGCCGTCCCCGTCGGCATTGCCGGAGTACCGATTCTTTTGCAGAACACCGTCGTGATCCTCGCCGCGCTCGTCCTCGGGCCGCGACGCGGCTTCTACGTCACCGGCCTGTTCCTCCTCATCGGCCTGTTCCTGCCGGTCCTGGCCGGGGGCCGCACCACCATCTTCGCCCTCGGCAGCCCGACCATCGGCTACGTTTTTAGCTACCTCATCGCGGTGCCCGTCGCCGGGCTCATCGCCATTCAGGGGGCGCGCAAGTCGAAACCCGTCGCCACGGCGATTTTTGCCCTCGCCGGTTTCGTGGGCCTTTTAATCCAGTACGTCATGGGCGCCATCGGTCTCATGGTCCGCACCGACATCGGCGTCGGCGAGGCCGCGGCCGCGCAGCTGCCTTTCATCCCCACCGATTCCCTCGAGATGATCATCATGGTCGCCATCGCCATCGGAGTTCACTCCGCTTTCCCGCAGCTGTTGCGCTCGGAAGCTCGTTAA
- a CDS encoding energy-coupling factor ABC transporter ATP-binding protein, with protein MPAISFDGAGVNYEGTEILRPLTLELTERRIGIIGSNGSGKSTLVRMINGLVEPTTGTVLYDALSPAKDGKQVRRRVGFVFSDAESQIVMPKVADDIAFSLRRFKLPRAEVDARVDAMLERFQLRERAEHSPHTLSGGEKQLLALAAVLVTEPDTVIADEPTTLLDLRNRRRIIRELAALEQQVIVVTHDLEMLRGYDRVLCLNRGALSYDGPPDSAIAHYLELMDGAHQ; from the coding sequence GTGCCCGCCATCAGCTTCGACGGCGCAGGGGTGAACTACGAGGGGACCGAGATCCTCCGCCCGCTCACGCTTGAGCTCACCGAGCGCCGCATCGGCATCATCGGCTCGAACGGCTCCGGCAAATCCACGCTGGTCAGGATGATCAACGGGCTTGTCGAGCCGACCACGGGCACAGTGCTTTACGACGCCCTAAGCCCCGCCAAGGACGGCAAGCAGGTGCGCCGCAGGGTCGGGTTCGTCTTTTCCGACGCCGAATCGCAGATCGTTATGCCGAAGGTTGCCGACGACATCGCCTTCTCCCTGCGCCGCTTCAAGCTCCCGCGCGCCGAGGTGGACGCGCGCGTCGACGCGATGCTCGAGCGTTTCCAGCTGCGCGAGCGCGCAGAGCACTCGCCCCACACCCTGTCCGGCGGGGAGAAACAGCTGCTGGCGCTCGCGGCGGTGCTCGTGACCGAGCCCGACACCGTCATCGCCGACGAACCGACCACGCTTCTGGACCTGCGCAACCGCCGCCGCATCATCCGAGAGCTCGCCGCCTTGGAGCAACAGGTGATCGTGGTCACCCACGACCTCGAGATGCTTCGCGGCTACGACCGGGTCCTGTGTCTTAACCGCGGCGCGCTCTCCTACGACGGCCCGCCGGATTCCGCAATCGCCCACTACCTCGAGCTCATGGACGGGGCGCACCAGTGA
- a CDS encoding energy-coupling factor transporter transmembrane component T family protein — MIREVPLGVYVPGTTLLHRASPAAKFLVLVAFIVAVTALPSRPWHTAATLAAVLVLYAIARVPWGIAVRQFAPVLPLLIILGLYLWWQNGASAAATTTLGLVATLAAANLFTLTTGMEELLEALEKTLSPLARVGVPVETISLAIALTIRLIPLMFATVGEVLDARKARGASFSLTAFGTPVVIRSIKRARDIGEALMARGAAD; from the coding sequence GTGATCCGCGAAGTCCCACTCGGTGTCTACGTCCCCGGCACGACACTGCTGCACCGGGCGAGTCCGGCCGCCAAGTTCCTGGTGCTCGTCGCATTCATCGTGGCCGTGACGGCGCTTCCCAGCCGCCCATGGCACACCGCGGCCACGCTGGCGGCCGTCCTCGTGCTATACGCGATCGCCCGGGTGCCCTGGGGTATCGCCGTCCGGCAATTCGCCCCTGTACTGCCGCTGCTCATCATCCTCGGGCTTTACCTCTGGTGGCAAAACGGCGCGTCTGCGGCGGCCACCACGACCCTCGGGCTGGTGGCCACCTTGGCCGCGGCGAACCTGTTTACCCTGACGACAGGGATGGAGGAGCTGCTCGAGGCTCTGGAAAAAACCCTCTCCCCCCTGGCACGAGTCGGCGTGCCGGTGGAAACGATCAGCCTCGCCATCGCCCTGACCATCCGCCTGATTCCCCTGATGTTCGCAACCGTGGGCGAGGTTTTGGACGCCCGCAAGGCCCGCGGCGCGAGCTTTTCTCTGACCGCCTTCGGCACCCCCGTGGTCATCCGCTCCATCAAGCGGGCCCGCGACATCGGCGAGGCGCTCATGGCCCGGGGAGCGGCGGACTAG
- a CDS encoding PspA/IM30 family protein yields MANPFSKFWNYLMAFFDNKIEENADPKVQIEQAINEAQRQHQALSQQAAAVIGNQRQLEMQLNRRLEEVEKLQANTRQALQLADKARGEGDETKAQEYENAAEAFAAQLVTAEQSIEDTKQLHDQSLQQAAQAKQAVERNAAHLQQQVAERSKLLSQLEQAKMQEKVSETMQSMNSLTSGTPNLDQVRDKIERRYANALGQAELAQNSVQGRMAEVEQAGIQMAGHGRLEQIRAEMAGELNSGAKPAIEQGTSEQSTPVSDDAVAQRMRELRGE; encoded by the coding sequence ATGGCTAACCCATTTAGCAAGTTCTGGAATTACCTGATGGCCTTCTTTGACAACAAGATCGAAGAAAACGCCGACCCGAAGGTCCAGATTGAACAGGCGATCAACGAGGCGCAGCGCCAGCACCAGGCACTGTCCCAGCAGGCCGCGGCCGTGATCGGCAACCAGCGTCAGCTGGAGATGCAGCTCAACCGCCGCCTGGAGGAGGTGGAGAAGCTCCAGGCGAACACCCGCCAAGCGCTGCAGCTCGCGGACAAGGCGCGCGGGGAGGGTGACGAAACCAAGGCCCAGGAGTACGAGAACGCCGCGGAGGCCTTCGCCGCCCAGCTCGTCACCGCCGAGCAGTCGATCGAAGACACGAAGCAGCTGCACGACCAGTCCCTGCAGCAGGCGGCGCAGGCGAAGCAGGCCGTGGAACGCAACGCCGCTCACTTGCAGCAGCAGGTCGCGGAGCGCTCCAAGCTGCTGTCCCAGCTCGAGCAGGCCAAGATGCAGGAGAAGGTCTCCGAGACCATGCAGTCGATGAACTCGCTGACCTCGGGCACCCCCAACCTTGATCAGGTGCGCGATAAGATCGAGCGCCGCTACGCCAACGCCCTCGGCCAAGCGGAGCTGGCGCAGAACTCCGTCCAGGGCCGTATGGCGGAGGTCGAGCAGGCGGGGATCCAGATGGCTGGCCACGGCCGTTTGGAGCAGATTCGCGCTGAGATGGCCGGGGAGCTCAACTCCGGAGCGAAGCCGGCGATTGAGCAGGGCACCTCGGAGCAGAGCACACCCGTCTCGGACGACGCGGTGGCTCAGCGCATGCGCGAGCTGCGCGGCGAGTAG
- a CDS encoding helix-turn-helix domain-containing protein, giving the protein MATTTLLLDNPVGSPAGAPADKVARPLAPEREPLLREALGMSLRAYRADKGISLRQLASAARVSSGYLSELERGRKEVSSELLQSICSALGTSVAEVVFDAASNLSLQSLNDELEQAAPAAAEA; this is encoded by the coding sequence ATGGCAACGACAACTCTTCTCCTCGATAACCCGGTTGGCAGCCCGGCCGGTGCCCCAGCCGACAAGGTGGCGCGGCCGCTGGCCCCTGAGCGCGAACCCCTTTTGCGGGAGGCGCTCGGGATGTCGCTGCGTGCATACCGCGCCGACAAGGGCATTTCCCTGCGCCAGCTGGCATCCGCGGCCCGGGTATCCTCGGGTTACCTTTCCGAGCTCGAGCGCGGACGAAAGGAAGTGTCCTCGGAGCTGCTTCAGTCGATCTGCTCTGCGCTGGGCACGAGTGTCGCAGAGGTAGTTTTTGACGCCGCCTCGAACCTGTCGCTGCAGTCCCTCAACGACGAGCTGGAGCAGGCTGCGCCCGCCGCCGCGGAGGCTTAA
- a CDS encoding CinA family protein: MSDLAASLIDALRQRNQTICFCESLTAGLGAATLADVPGASDVLRGGLITYATDVKKSLAGVSEEVLAQHGPVSPVTAREMARGARRVCGADWAVAVTGVAGPDPQDGHQVGEVWVGLAGPQWTASSAAAELVDPSLGRYALVPGSPEPLRMLAGDRAEIRRAAVEAALRGALVAVREQKQSAES, translated from the coding sequence ATGTCTGATCTCGCCGCATCGCTTATCGACGCCCTCCGCCAGCGCAACCAGACGATCTGCTTCTGCGAGTCGTTGACAGCGGGGCTGGGGGCCGCGACCCTCGCGGACGTCCCCGGCGCCTCCGACGTGTTACGCGGAGGGCTTATTACCTACGCCACGGATGTGAAGAAGTCCCTCGCCGGCGTCTCGGAGGAGGTCCTCGCGCAGCACGGCCCGGTCTCGCCCGTCACAGCCCGTGAGATGGCCCGCGGCGCGAGGCGGGTCTGCGGGGCTGATTGGGCCGTGGCGGTCACGGGAGTGGCGGGACCGGACCCGCAGGACGGCCACCAAGTGGGCGAGGTATGGGTTGGCCTGGCAGGCCCGCAGTGGACGGCCTCCTCGGCGGCCGCCGAGCTCGTCGACCCGTCCCTGGGGCGTTACGCGCTGGTCCCGGGTTCTCCGGAGCCGCTGCGGATGCTGGCGGGAGACAGGGCCGAGATCCGCCGCGCGGCGGTTGAGGCCGCCTTGCGGGGGGCGCTGGTGGCGGTTCGGGAACAAAAGCAGAGCGCCGAGAGTTGA
- the pgsA gene encoding CDP-diacylglycerol--glycerol-3-phosphate 3-phosphatidyltransferase, which yields MSTPIPRATPSNWNLPNVLTSLRILFVPVFAWLVLAQHWWWAFGLFVVLMATDKLDGDIARARGLVTDFGKIADPIADKALMITALVTLNIASTLPVWVTVIIVVRELGITLWRMWMLRNGKVVPASKGGKLKTALQSLGVALYLCPLPEWMDVPTFVVMLLAVVVTVVTGIQYLLDARKANV from the coding sequence GTGAGTACACCGATCCCCCGCGCCACGCCGTCGAATTGGAACCTGCCGAACGTTCTGACGTCGTTACGCATCCTTTTCGTCCCGGTTTTCGCCTGGTTGGTTCTGGCGCAGCACTGGTGGTGGGCATTCGGTCTCTTCGTGGTGTTGATGGCCACCGACAAGCTCGACGGCGACATCGCTCGCGCTCGCGGGCTAGTCACGGACTTCGGCAAAATCGCCGACCCGATCGCGGACAAGGCGCTGATGATCACCGCGCTTGTCACCCTCAACATCGCCTCGACGCTGCCTGTGTGGGTGACCGTGATCATCGTCGTGCGCGAGCTCGGGATCACTCTGTGGCGCATGTGGATGCTGCGCAACGGCAAGGTCGTCCCCGCCTCGAAAGGGGGCAAGCTCAAGACGGCCCTGCAAAGCCTCGGCGTGGCTCTCTACCTGTGCCCGCTGCCGGAATGGATGGACGTGCCGACCTTCGTGGTGATGTTGCTCGCGGTCGTGGTTACCGTGGTCACTGGCATCCAGTACCTTCTCGACGCAAGGAAAGCCAATGTCTGA
- a CDS encoding TerC family protein produces the protein MDVPLWIWLIAGAVILGFFVFDFATHVRQAHEPSMKEAGLWTLFYMAMSCVCGAMIWWLWDAEHGVQYFTGYITELALSVDNLFVFALIMGAFRIPRKYQQKVLLLGIVIALVMRLVFILLGAAIIEAWSDVFYIFAAFLLYTAGKLLWDEATDQPETDPNDMAVVKALRRVIPVTKSYHGDKLLSRTQAGKRAATPLFVALLAIGFIDLMFAFDSIPAIYGITSEAFIVFTANAFALMGLRQMFFLLSGLLDRLVFLPYGLGVILGFIGVKLLLHALAENNLPFINDGENVDVPEIGTLTSLLVIVGVLAVTVVASVIKVRIDIAAGRRDPGGPRWHIDYDDHGNRRKVDTQGNHIEWIDDPATSGRGDHTATGSRETDHLDVSRGGA, from the coding sequence ATGGACGTCCCATTGTGGATATGGCTGATCGCGGGCGCGGTCATCCTCGGTTTCTTCGTCTTTGACTTCGCCACCCACGTGCGGCAGGCGCACGAGCCCTCGATGAAGGAGGCGGGGCTGTGGACGCTGTTCTACATGGCCATGTCGTGCGTGTGTGGTGCGATGATCTGGTGGCTGTGGGACGCCGAGCACGGCGTGCAGTACTTCACCGGCTACATCACCGAGCTCGCGCTCTCCGTCGACAACCTGTTCGTCTTCGCCCTGATCATGGGCGCCTTCCGCATCCCGCGTAAGTACCAGCAGAAGGTGCTGCTGCTGGGCATCGTCATCGCCCTCGTGATGCGCCTGGTCTTCATCCTCCTCGGCGCCGCGATCATCGAGGCGTGGTCCGACGTGTTCTACATCTTCGCCGCCTTCCTGCTCTACACCGCGGGTAAGCTGCTGTGGGACGAGGCGACCGACCAGCCGGAGACCGACCCCAACGACATGGCGGTGGTCAAGGCCCTGCGGCGCGTCATCCCGGTGACGAAGTCCTACCACGGCGACAAGCTGCTCTCGCGCACCCAGGCAGGCAAACGTGCCGCGACCCCGCTGTTTGTCGCCCTGCTTGCGATCGGCTTCATCGACCTGATGTTCGCCTTCGACTCCATTCCCGCGATCTACGGCATCACCTCGGAGGCCTTCATCGTCTTCACCGCCAACGCGTTCGCGCTGATGGGCCTGCGCCAGATGTTCTTCCTGCTCTCGGGCCTGCTCGACCGGCTGGTGTTCCTGCCGTACGGTCTGGGCGTCATCCTTGGTTTCATCGGCGTCAAGCTGCTTCTGCACGCGCTGGCGGAGAACAACCTGCCGTTCATCAACGACGGCGAAAACGTCGACGTGCCCGAGATTGGCACCCTCACCTCGCTGCTCGTCATCGTTGGCGTACTTGCGGTCACGGTCGTCGCCTCGGTCATCAAGGTGCGCATCGATATCGCTGCCGGCCGCCGCGACCCCGGTGGGCCCCGCTGGCACATCGACTACGACGACCACGGTAACCGCCGCAAGGTCGACACCCAGGGCAACCACATCGAATGGATCGATGACCCCGCGACCTCGGGCCGCGGAGACCACACGGCCACCGGTTCGCGGGAGACGGACCACCTCGACGTCTCGCGCGGCGGCGCGTAG